GATATTTTTTTAGTTACGGCGTCCACCAAACATGGCGAGGAAGGCGCCTTGATGAGGTTTTTTGTATGTTATTTAAAGGGGTGTGTTTGAGGAGTTTTTACTTGCATCTCTGATGATTTTAGAAAAGGGCTTTTTTGATTTGCTTAGATTCTTTTCCTGTGAGTAATTTGAAAAAAAAGAAAAAGCGATCACCCGGGAGGCGGAGGTTTTACCTCCCAGATGATCCTTCAAAGAATGTTGATTTACCAGTTGCCTCTCATCATGCCCGTTCCCGGGCCGCCACCGTGCATTCCTGCACCGCCTCTCATGCCGGGACCAAAACCACGCCCCGGTCCATAGGACTTCAATTTTTCCTGTTGTTCCGGCGTCAAGATCTTGAGTACTTCAAGGCGATTGCTGATCATTTTATCCTGCATCTGATCCCGCAGCGCTCTAACCTCTTTCTGTGTTGCCAAAATCTTATTCTGATCCGGATTCGTCTGTAACCAGAGCAGTCTTAAGTCACCACGCTTGCTGAACAGCTTATCTTGAAGGGGTTTAATATCCCTCAAATTGGCATCACGAAGGGCGTTGATCTTTGCGGTCTGTTCAGCCGTCAGGTTGATTCCGGGGACTGCCGTTATGTCACCCCCATAATAGCCGCCGCTATAGCATTGCCCACCGCCATGACCCCTGCCCCAGCCTGGTCCAAAGGCATACGCGTAGGCCGCTAAAGTTGTCACAGCAAATACTGCGACCAATGTCATTGTCAATTTTTTCATGGTTATATCCTCCTTTAAGGATTTGTTTGCTTTTAGTAGTGTAGTGAGCAAGGGTTGTGCCAGATGTCTGTACATTCTGTAACATATTCATATTGCACGGTTATTAACAAATCATTTACACCTATGGAATTCTTTTAGCTTTACCCTAAAGAAAAATATGGATAATAAGTATCCAATTGTGGTATCCAGTTGACTAATAA
Above is a genomic segment from Deltaproteobacteria bacterium containing:
- a CDS encoding Spy/CpxP family protein refolding chaperone encodes the protein MKKLTMTLVAVFAVTTLAAYAYAFGPGWGRGHGGGQCYSGGYYGGDITAVPGINLTAEQTAKINALRDANLRDIKPLQDKLFSKRGDLRLLWLQTNPDQNKILATQKEVRALRDQMQDKMISNRLEVLKILTPEQQEKLKSYGPGRGFGPGMRGGAGMHGGGPGTGMMRGNW